A window of the Chaetodon trifascialis isolate fChaTrf1 chromosome 9, fChaTrf1.hap1, whole genome shotgun sequence genome harbors these coding sequences:
- the bace2 gene encoding beta-secretase 2 codes for MAYSGSVTIWTFAFSLYFGVSRCYFSVPLKIYTGKYNLSSDVDLTPLRRVVLTSDGNGLSLASDPTGTVNFLDMVDNLQGDSGRGYYIEMSIGTPGQKLNILVDTGSSNFAVAAASHPFITHYFNTALSSTYQSAGRTVAVRYTQGNWEGELGIDRVSFPKGLNGTIVINIAAILSSDGFFLPGVNWQGILGLAYPMLARPDSSVEPFFNSLVQQLGIPDIFSLQMCGAGLSASSAEDPAGGSLIMGGAEPTLYRGSVWYTPIVEEWYYQVEVLKLEVGDQNLDLDCREYNMDKAIVDSGTTLLRLPVNVFNAVVEAIRGSSLIQDFSSGFWDGTKLACWMKGETPWRFFPKLSIYLRATNTSQSFRITILPQLYIQPITDVDGTLDCFRFGVSSSANGLVIGATVMEGFYVVFDRAQRRLGFALSSCAVSGGVALSEIAGPFSAADVATNCSGGVLKEPLLWVISYALMAVCALVLIILLLLLVLPCRCRGRSGEITDESSLVRHRIK; via the exons ATGGCGTACAGCGGTTCAGTTACGATATGGACATTTGCTTTTAGTTTATACTTCGGCGTGTCCAGGTGTTACTTCTCTGTACCGTTAAAGATATACACAGGGAAGTACAATTTATCCTCGGACGTGGATTTGACTCCTCTTCGGCGAGTCGTGTTGACGTCTGATGGAAACGGCCTCTCGCTGGCCTCTGACCCAACAGGAACCGTGAACTTTCTGGACATGGTTGATAACTTGCAAGGAGACTCTGGAAGAGGATACTACATAGAAATGTCCATTGGTACTCCTGGCCAAAAG ctgaacATCCTGGTGGATACAGGCAGCAGTAACTTTGCCGTGGCCGCAGCTTCACACCCATTTATTACTCACTACTTCAACACTGCACT CTCCAGTACCTACCAGTCAGCTGGCCGGACCGTTGCTGTCCGCTACACCCAAGGCAACTGGGAAGGTGAACTGGGCATTGACCGTGTCTCCTTCCCCAAAGGCCTAAATGGGACCATCGTGATCAACATAGCTGCCATCCTGTCGTCTGACGGCTTCTTCCTTCCTGGGGTCAACTGGCAGGGCATCCTGGGACTGGCTTATCCCATGCTGGCACGG CCTGACTCATCCGTGGAGCCCTTCTTCAACTCTTTGGTGCAACAGCTGGGAATTCCTGACATCTTTTCCCTCCAGATGTGTGGTGCTGGGCTATCAGCCAGCAGTGCAGAGGACCCAGCGGGAGGCAGTCTT ATCATGGGAGGGGCTGAACCAACTCTGTATCGGGGCTCAGTGTGGTACACACCTATAGTAGAGGAGTGGTACTATCAAGTGGAGGTTTTGAAGCTGGAGGTTGGTGACCAGAATCTGGACCTGGACTGCAGAGAG tATAACATGGATAAAGCTATAGTTGACAGTGGGACGACACTGCTGCGTCTTCCTGTCAACGTCTTCAATGCGGTGGTGGAAGCCATCAGAGGCAGCTCTCTG ATCCAGGATTTTTCTTCAGGGTTCTGGGACGGCACCAAGCTTGCATGCTGGATGAAAGGAGAGACCCCCTGGAGGTTTTTCCCCAAGCTGTCCATCTACCTAAGGGCCACAAACACAAGCCAGTCCTTCCGCATCACCATCCTGCCACAG CTGTACATCCAGCCCATCACAGATGTCGATGGTACCTTGGACTGCTTCCGGTTCGGAGTGTCTTCGTCAGCTAACGGCCTGGTGATCGGCGCTACTGTTATGGAAGGCTTTTATGTGGTGTTTGACCGCGCCCAGCGGAGACTGGGGTTCGCACTCAGCAGTTGTGCAG TGAGCGGTGGGGTGGCTCTGTCAGAGATTGCAGGGCCCTTCTCGGCGGCAGATGTGGCGACCAACTGCTCTGGCGGGGTGCTGAAGGAGCCTCTCCTGTGGGTGATCTCCTACGCTCTGATGGCTGTCTGCGCCTTGGTCCTCATCATCCTGTTGCTCCTGCTGGTCCTGCCCTGCCGATGCAGAGGCCGCTCTGGGGAGATAACCGACGAGTCCTCACTGGTCCGCCACCGCATCAAGtga